In a single window of the Methanobrevibacter oralis genome:
- a CDS encoding ABC transporter permease, which produces MSIANSNNIFLLQEIVKKNFSSKYKDSVLGIFWSILKPLLIMIVFTIIFSTLFGRSIENFPVYFLSARCLFDFFNSAIAASMNSIKGNQNILKRTAAPKHIFILGSIISEFINFFITLIILVGVMIVTHAPFYFNTIPYAFIPVLALTMMIIGIGFVVAILCVYYSDIQHLWGVISLVLMYSSAMFYPMDIIPEPYYSYMILNPLFWVIDQFRHFVIWGTIPNTLNIINLLLFSLIILVFGVIIYKKYEDMVSKRF; this is translated from the coding sequence ATGAGTATAGCTAATAGTAATAATATCTTTTTATTACAAGAAATTGTTAAAAAGAATTTTTCATCAAAATACAAAGATTCTGTTTTAGGCATATTTTGGAGCATATTAAAACCATTATTGATAATGATTGTATTTACTATTATTTTTTCCACTTTATTTGGAAGAAGTATTGAAAACTTTCCTGTTTACTTTTTATCAGCAAGATGTCTTTTTGATTTTTTTAATTCTGCAATTGCAGCATCTATGAATTCCATTAAAGGTAATCAAAATATTTTAAAGAGAACTGCAGCTCCTAAACACATTTTTATTTTAGGAAGTATAATTTCTGAATTTATTAATTTTTTCATTACATTAATAATTTTGGTCGGAGTAATGATTGTAACTCATGCACCATTTTATTTTAATACAATTCCCTATGCATTTATTCCAGTTTTAGCTTTGACAATGATGATAATTGGAATAGGATTTGTTGTTGCAATATTATGTGTTTATTACTCAGATATTCAACATTTATGGGGTGTTATATCATTAGTATTAATGTATTCTTCAGCAATGTTTTATCCGATGGATATTATCCCGGAACCATATTATAGTTATATGATTTTAAATCCTCTATTTTGGGTAATAGATCAGTTTCGGCATTTTGTAATTTGGGGAACAATCCCCAATACATTAAATATAATTAATTTATTATTATTTTCATTAATTATTTTAGTATTTGGAGTTATTATATATAAAAAATATGAAGATATGGTTTCAAAGAGATTTTAG
- a CDS encoding bifunctional glycosyltransferase/CDP-glycerol:glycerophosphate glycerophosphotransferase, with amino-acid sequence MNKKIFSIIISCYNVEDYINEAINSIINQKFNFEDVEIILVDDGSLDDTGKICKKYTEKYPNNIKYIYKENGGQALARNIGIKYANGKYVNFLDADDKLMNNTLNSVYDFFENNYEEIDLVAIPMYFFERKTDPHPLNYKFIEDKVVYLDKNWNYPQLATNSAFFKIELFDKFEFDVNLINSEDSIMVNKILLEKKAYGVIKDGGLCYRKRNDNSSIIDNVKQDKRFYNNRLKGYFIELIKYSRNKLGFIPKFIQYLIIYDVKWMFLDDYYKEILNNDELDEFNKLTKYVLDSVDDEIIEEHFKKDDYKLKKRIFELKYGDYEIISKDDKISMYINNILIDELSIHKFYIDIIEIRNNQLFLSGFLRSFFNSNDVEIKLLKGNDIFNGTNFNYDNRSESEFLESTINFDFSIPLNEMEYEIKLVVKDRLKRDSNYIELKIEFLNHARLSKVSNYSLWDDYLIIFKNNTFHILKYSYFKMISLELRVLKNILFNKYPYWTSAIFFRLVYLILFPIYKNKTIWMFMDRQDSADDNAEHLFNYCNDIDDSINKYFTLNENSKDFKKFNNALKFYSIKQRLLYLFADKIISSHPDESILNPFWDKNIQLYSGLINSQKIFLQHGVTKDNVSSWLRKYDKNLSMIVCVSEREAKSFLKYKYNYNSDVIKVLGFPRFDNLENINNKKQILIMPSWRRSLENLSEKQIKKTQFFKKNNSLINNEELIKIAQKNHYEIIYKPHPKIMEIIDLFDRNEFVNIDETSSYQELFNSSSLLITDFSSVAFDFAYLKKPILYYQYANDYHFKESIIDYEKNGFGEVIHDETRLIKIINEYLNNNCIMKEKYKKRVENFYKYKDKNNCKRVYEAVRNL; translated from the coding sequence ATGAATAAAAAAATTTTTTCAATTATAATATCATGTTATAATGTTGAAGATTATATAAATGAAGCAATAAATTCCATAATCAATCAAAAATTTAATTTTGAAGATGTCGAAATTATTTTGGTTGATGATGGGAGTTTAGATGACACTGGAAAAATTTGTAAAAAATATACTGAAAAATACCCAAATAATATTAAATATATTTATAAAGAAAATGGAGGTCAAGCTTTAGCTAGGAATATTGGAATAAAATATGCTAATGGAAAATATGTTAATTTCTTAGATGCTGATGATAAATTAATGAATAATACTTTAAATTCCGTTTATGACTTTTTTGAAAATAACTATGAAGAAATTGATTTGGTTGCAATTCCAATGTATTTTTTTGAAAGAAAAACCGACCCCCACCCATTAAATTATAAATTTATTGAAGATAAAGTTGTTTATCTAGATAAAAATTGGAATTATCCCCAACTAGCTACAAATTCGGCTTTTTTTAAAATAGAGTTATTTGATAAATTTGAGTTTGATGTTAATTTAATTAATTCCGAAGATTCCATAATGGTAAATAAGATACTTTTAGAAAAAAAGGCTTATGGTGTGATAAAAGATGGAGGCCTGTGCTATAGAAAACGAAACGATAATTCTTCCATAATAGATAATGTTAAACAAGATAAACGATTTTATAATAATCGTTTGAAAGGATACTTCATTGAGTTGATTAAATATTCTAGAAACAAATTGGGCTTCATTCCTAAATTTATACAATATCTTATTATTTACGACGTTAAATGGATGTTTCTTGATGATTATTATAAAGAAATACTTAACAATGATGAACTTGATGAATTTAATAAATTAACAAAATATGTTTTAGATTCTGTTGATGATGAAATTATAGAAGAACATTTTAAAAAAGATGATTATAAATTAAAAAAAAGAATATTTGAATTAAAATATGGTGATTACGAAATAATAAGTAAAGATGACAAAATATCAATGTACATCAATAATATTTTAATTGATGAACTGTCAATTCACAAATTTTACATTGATATTATTGAAATTAGAAATAACCAGTTGTTTCTTTCTGGATTTTTAAGATCTTTTTTTAATAGCAATGATGTTGAAATTAAACTTTTAAAAGGAAATGACATATTTAATGGAACTAATTTTAATTATGATAATAGAAGTGAAAGCGAATTTTTAGAATCAACTATTAATTTTGACTTTAGCATCCCACTAAATGAAATGGAATATGAAATTAAACTTGTTGTAAAAGATAGGCTAAAAAGAGATAGCAATTATATTGAATTAAAAATCGAATTTTTAAATCATGCTAGATTATCAAAAGTAAGTAATTATTCTCTTTGGGATGATTATTTAATCATTTTTAAAAACAATACTTTCCATATATTAAAATATTCTTATTTTAAAATGATTAGTCTAGAGTTAAGAGTTTTAAAAAATATCCTATTTAACAAATACCCTTATTGGACATCGGCAATTTTCTTTAGGTTAGTATATTTAATTTTATTTCCTATTTACAAAAATAAAACAATATGGATGTTCATGGATAGACAAGATTCAGCTGATGATAATGCAGAGCATCTTTTTAATTACTGTAATGATATTGATGATAGTATAAACAAATACTTTACTTTAAATGAAAATTCAAAGGACTTTAAAAAGTTTAATAATGCATTGAAATTTTACTCTATTAAACAGAGATTACTTTACTTATTTGCAGATAAAATCATCTCATCGCACCCAGATGAGTCTATTTTAAATCCTTTTTGGGATAAAAACATACAACTTTATTCAGGGTTAATTAATTCTCAGAAAATATTTTTACAACATGGTGTTACAAAAGACAATGTGTCATCATGGCTTAGAAAATACGATAAAAACTTATCAATGATTGTTTGTGTATCTGAAAGAGAAGCTAAATCATTTCTAAAATATAAATATAATTACAATAGTGATGTAATTAAAGTATTGGGTTTTCCAAGATTTGATAATTTAGAAAATATTAACAACAAAAAACAAATTCTTATAATGCCCAGTTGGAGAAGGAGTTTAGAAAATTTAAGTGAAAAGCAAATTAAAAAAACACAATTCTTTAAAAAAAATAATTCATTAATTAACAATGAAGAGTTAATTAAAATAGCTCAAAAAAATCATTATGAGATTATTTATAAACCTCATCCAAAGATAATGGAAATAATTGATTTGTTTGATAGAAATGAATTTGTAAATATAGATGAAACAAGTAGTTATCAAGAATTATTCAATTCATCATCATTATTGATAACAGATTTTTCTTCTGTTGCATTTGATTTTGCATATCTTAAAAAACCAATTCTATATTACCAATATGCAAATGACTATCATTTTAAAGAGTCAATTATTGATTATGAAAAAAATGGATTTGGAGAGGTTATCCATGATGAAACAAGATTAATCAAAATTATTAATGAATATTTAAATAATAATTGTATAATGAAAGAAAAATATAAAAAAAGAGTAGAAAATTTTTATAAATACAAAGATAAAAATAATTGTAAGCGAGTTTATGAGGCTGTTAGAAATTTATGA
- a CDS encoding FkbM family methyltransferase, translating to MSFKDKFLEKSDRYNFYKKNYELYKEEHDARNLEKVADSFCNNKLVNFAYHEDFPTKLNDLLKNLPTESRNILLHIYLRAIAANMQRKGTLFTDEELKLQKKHQEFRKNNVKKNEICGYKFTTNTFNVHCFMNDFLTDKDKEFLKNKDIIDAGAYIGDSSIPFSKLTQKNVYAFEPFEDSYKNLVENIKLNNIKNIVPVNLSLSDKIGEENLYLAGDNIQGITNDSTMRKYDKVLKAKTMTIDEYVEKNNLDVGFIKVDVEGAEQKLIKGALNTIKTQKPIMFLSIYHNVNDFFEIKPLIESLNLGYTFKVSKERPETFIGDTILECRCED from the coding sequence ATGAGTTTTAAAGATAAATTCCTAGAAAAAAGTGATAGGTATAATTTTTACAAGAAAAATTATGAACTATATAAAGAAGAACATGATGCTCGAAATTTAGAAAAAGTAGCAGATAGCTTTTGCAATAATAAATTAGTCAATTTTGCCTATCATGAAGACTTTCCAACTAAATTAAATGACTTACTTAAAAATTTACCAACAGAATCTAGAAATATTTTACTACACATTTATTTAAGGGCAATAGCAGCAAATATGCAAAGAAAAGGCACATTATTTACTGATGAAGAGTTAAAACTCCAAAAAAAGCATCAGGAGTTTAGAAAAAATAATGTGAAGAAAAATGAAATCTGTGGATATAAGTTTACAACAAATACTTTTAATGTTCATTGTTTTATGAATGACTTTTTAACGGATAAAGATAAAGAATTTTTAAAAAATAAAGATATTATTGATGCAGGAGCTTATATTGGAGACTCTTCAATACCATTTTCCAAGTTGACACAAAAAAACGTTTATGCTTTTGAACCATTTGAAGATTCATACAAGAACTTAGTTGAAAATATTAAACTAAATAATATTAAAAACATTGTCCCTGTTAACTTATCATTAAGCGATAAAATTGGTGAAGAAAACCTATATCTTGCAGGAGATAATATTCAAGGTATCACTAATGATTCTACAATGCGAAAATATGATAAAGTTCTTAAAGCTAAAACCATGACAATTGACGAGTATGTTGAAAAAAATAATCTTGATGTTGGCTTTATCAAAGTGGATGTTGAAGGAGCAGAACAAAAATTAATTAAAGGAGCACTTAACACGATTAAAACACAAAAACCAATAATGTTTTTAAGTATATATCATAATGTAAACGATTTTTTTGAAATTAAACCATTAATTGAAAGTTTGAATCTAGGTTACACTTTTAAAGTATCTAAAGAAAGACCAGAAACATTTATCGGAGACACAATTCTAGAATGTCGCTGTGAGGATTAA